A single region of the Pararhodospirillum photometricum DSM 122 genome encodes:
- a CDS encoding DUF7146 domain-containing protein, which produces MFRQGQPLPGTLAEAYLRARGITGPLDLPALRFHPALWYRPHPDAPRQSWPALLAAVTDGAGRITGLQRTWLDRDRPAKAPLATPRRALGHLLGNAVRFGPVSDLLAAGEGIETMLAVRSALPALPVAACLSANHLAAFDFPPGLVRLYVARDNDPAGRNAVERLIARGAAQGIEVQPLLPWGEDFNADLLRFGPDWLRGHLVGQLVPDDARRLLGHREWG; this is translated from the coding sequence TTGTTTCGCCAGGGGCAGCCGCTGCCCGGTACCCTGGCCGAGGCCTATCTGCGGGCACGCGGCATCACCGGTCCGCTCGATCTCCCCGCCCTGCGCTTTCACCCGGCGCTGTGGTACCGTCCCCATCCCGACGCCCCCCGCCAGAGCTGGCCGGCGCTGCTCGCCGCCGTCACCGATGGCGCCGGCCGGATCACCGGGTTGCAGCGGACCTGGCTCGACCGCGACCGGCCGGCCAAGGCCCCGCTTGCCACCCCGCGCCGAGCGCTCGGTCATCTGCTCGGTAACGCGGTCCGCTTCGGTCCCGTCAGCGACCTGCTGGCGGCGGGGGAGGGAATCGAAACCATGCTGGCGGTGCGCTCGGCTCTGCCCGCTTTGCCGGTCGCCGCCTGTCTGTCCGCCAACCACCTCGCTGCTTTCGATTTTCCACCCGGTTTGGTCCGCTTGTATGTCGCCCGTGACAACGATCCTGCCGGTCGCAATGCGGTGGAGCGGCTGATCGCACGCGGGGCCGCCCAGGGGATCGAGGTCCAGCCGCTGCTGCCATGGGGCGAGGATTTCAACGCCGATCTGCTGCGCTTCGGCCCCGATTGGCTCCGGGGACATCTGGTCGGGCAACTCGTCCCGGACGATGCGCGCCGGCTCCTCGGTCACCGGGAGTGGGGCTGA
- a CDS encoding DUF2493 domain-containing protein gives MIPTSLPFLDPDPESEPEAHVQSATASLLNELTLYGYRPGQDEPDPRPLPEPEMVRGELAGIVDALAALLADTRLEDDLADLLWSFAAIFHRKIDRLERDLDANEQAQNRSRLEQNGSEVRSVELERLIEQGLGLIERRNAFEFFRDTAAERYEVVTGSAWRPRVGSMVNHRALTAAVIDSRDFIAARHRADTQVLLPPGAWIAFTGGAECNDHRRIWDVLDRVRTKHPDMVLLHGGSPKGAERIAACWADSRRVAQVVFKPDWTRHKNAAPFKRNDQMLEVLPIGLIAFPGSGISENLVDKARKLGIPVWRFGSEGGA, from the coding sequence ATGATCCCCACCTCCCTCCCGTTTCTTGATCCAGATCCCGAGAGCGAACCGGAAGCTCACGTCCAATCCGCCACCGCCAGCCTGCTCAACGAATTGACCCTCTACGGCTATCGCCCCGGTCAGGACGAGCCCGATCCCCGCCCGCTGCCCGAGCCCGAGATGGTGCGGGGCGAACTCGCCGGCATCGTCGATGCCCTTGCCGCCCTGCTGGCCGACACCCGGCTCGAGGACGATCTCGCCGACCTGCTGTGGTCCTTCGCCGCGATCTTCCACCGCAAGATCGACCGGCTCGAACGCGATCTCGACGCCAACGAACAGGCGCAGAACCGCTCCCGACTGGAACAGAACGGCTCGGAGGTGCGCTCGGTCGAACTGGAGCGGCTGATCGAACAGGGCCTCGGTCTGATCGAGCGCCGCAACGCCTTCGAGTTCTTCCGCGACACCGCCGCCGAGCGCTACGAGGTGGTCACCGGCTCCGCTTGGCGGCCGCGCGTCGGCTCGATGGTCAACCATCGCGCCCTCACCGCCGCGGTGATCGACAGCCGGGACTTTATCGCCGCCCGCCACCGCGCCGATACCCAGGTGCTGTTGCCCCCGGGGGCCTGGATCGCCTTCACCGGCGGGGCCGAGTGCAACGACCATCGCCGCATCTGGGATGTGCTCGACCGCGTCCGGACCAAGCATCCCGACATGGTGCTGCTGCATGGCGGCAGTCCGAAAGGCGCCGAGCGGATCGCCGCCTGCTGGGCCGACTCGCGCAGGGTGGCGCAGGTGGTGTTCAAGCCGGACTGGACCCGCCACAAGAACGCCGCCCCCTTTAAGCGCAACGACCAGATGCTTGAGGTGCTGCCGATCGGCCTGATCGCCTTCCCCGGCTCCGGCATCAGCGAAAACCTCGTCGACAAGGCCCGCAAGCTCGGCATCCCGGTGTGGAGATTCGGCTCCGAGGGCGGCGCGTAA